In Quercus robur chromosome 11, dhQueRobu3.1, whole genome shotgun sequence, the following proteins share a genomic window:
- the LOC126705354 gene encoding LRR receptor-like serine/threonine-protein kinase GSO1 yields MAKLVEYLSVLFVLCMCFSTGFVLCKGNLDSNSTLAVLLEVKTSFVEDPESVLQDWSESNPNFCTWRGITCGLDSVDGSVQVVSLNLSDSSLTGSISPSLGRLQNLLHLDLSSNSLTGPIPPNLSNLSYLESLFLYSNQLTGSIPTQLGSLTSLQVIRIGDNGLTGPIPSSFGNLVNLVTLGLASCSLSGPIPRELGQLGRVENLVLQQNQLVGPIPSELGNCSSLTIFTIALNTLNGSIPKELGRLQNLQTLNLANNSLSGEIPSELGELSQLTYLNFMGNQLEGPIPKSISQLGNLQTLDLSLNKLSGGIPEELGNMGQLAYLVLSNNNLSSVIPSNICSNTTSLELLMLSETQIFGEIPVELSQCHSLKQLDLSNNSLNGSIPIELYGLLELTDLLLNNNSLVGSISPFIGNLSNLQTLALYHNNLQGSLPKEIGMLGQLEILYLYDNQLSGEIPWEIGNCSSLQMIDFFGNHFSGEIPITIGRLKQLNFLHIRQNELVGEIPATLGNCHQLTILDLADNNLSGVIPVTFGFLQALEQLMLYNNSLEGNLPDTLIHVANLTRINLSKNRLNGSIAALCSSSSFLSFDVTNNSFDHEIPPQLGNSAFLERLRLGSNQFTGKIPWTLGRIHELSLLDLSGNSLTGTMPAELSLCKKLAHIDLNNNLLSGPIPSWLGSLPQLGELKLYSNSFGGPLPPELFNCSKLLVLSLNDNLLNGTLPSEIGNLSSLNVLNLNKNQFSGPIPSTIGELGNLYELRLSQNSFDGEIPIELAQLQNLQIILDLSYNNLTGEIPPSIATLTKLEALDLSHNQLVGEVPPRVGEMISLGKLNLSYNNLQGKLDKQFSHWPAEVFEGNLRLCGSPLGHCNALSNKHQTGLSEVAVVLISGISTLIAIGLLLLGVKLFLKHRREFKKASEVNCAYSSSSSQAQRRLIFQNGAIKRDFKWEDIMEATNHLSEEFMIGSGGSGKIYKAEFPSGEIVAVKKILWKDDLLLNKSFTREVKTLGRIRHRHLVKLMGYCSNKGAGLNLLIYDYMENGSVWDWLHGQPVSSKKKKSLDWEARLRIAVGLAQGVEYLHHDCVPTIVHRDIKSSNLLLDSNMEAHLGDFGLAKALVEDYDSNTESNTWFAGSYGYIAPEYAYTLKATEKSDVYSMGIVLMELVTGKMPTDAPFGVDLDMVRWVETHIEMQDSAREELIDSALQPILPGEECAAFQVLEIALQCTKTTPQERPSSRQACDQLIHVFNNRMVDFGKTNIDPYT; encoded by the exons ATGGCAAAGTTAGTGGAATATTTGTCAGTTCTATTTGTTCTTTGCATGTGTTTTTCAACTGGGTTTGTCTTGTGCAAGGGCAACCTTGATAGTAACTCAACTTTAGCAGTACTTTTGGAGGTAAAGACATCATTTGTGGAAGACCCAGAAAGTGTTTTGCAAGATTGGTCTGAAAGCAACCCAAATTTCTGTACGTGGAGAGGTATTACTTGTGGGTTGGACTCGGTGGATGGCTCGGTACAAGTGGTGAGTCTAAACCTATCTGACTCGTCACTCACTGGGTCTATATCACCTTCACTTGGTCGTTTGCAAAACCTGCTCCACCTTGATCTCTCTTCCAACAGCCTCACGGGTCCCATTCCACCTAACCTCTCTAACCTTTCGTACTTGGaatctttgtttctttattCCAACCAACTCACTGGTTCAATCCCAACTCAGCTCGGCTCACTCACGAGTCTCCAAGTCATTCGAATCGGTGACAATGGACTCACTGGCCCAATCCCCTCCTCATTTGGCAATCTTGTCAATTTAGTCACTCTTGGCTTGGCCTCATGCAGTCTCAGCGGTCCAATACCTCGGGAACTCGGTCAACTCGGCCGAGTTGAGAATTTGGTACTCCAACAAAACCAACTCGTTGGTCCGATTCCATCCGAGTTGGGAAACTGTTCCAGCCTCACAATATTCACCATTGCTCTCAACACTCTCAATGGATCAATCCCAAAGGAATTGGGTCGCCTCCAGAATCTCCAAACTCTTAACTTGGCCAACAATTCTCTCTCGGGTGAGATACCGAGTGAACTCGGTGAACTGAGTCAACTCACTTACCTCAATTTCATGGGGAACCAACTTGAGGGTCCAATCCCAAAGTCAATATCTCAACTGGGTAATCTTCAAACTCTTGATTTATCACTGAACAAACTCAGTGGAGGCATTCCAGAAGAACTGGGCAACATGGGTCAGCTTGCGTACTTGGTTTTGTCAAATAACAACCTTTCTAGTGTCATACCAAGTAACATATGTTCCAACACAACAAGTTTGGAGCTTTTAATGTTATCTGAGActcaaatttttggtgaaatcCCTGTAGAGCTGAGCCAGTGTCATTCACTAAAACAGCTTGACTTGTCCAACAATTCTCTCAATGGGTCAATACCTATTGAACTATATGGGCTTCTTGAGCTGACAGATCTCTTGCTCAACAACAATAGCTTGGTGGGTTCAATTTCTCCATTCATTGGAAACCTCAGTAATTTGCAGACACTTGCACTTTATCATAACAACTTGCAGGGAAGTCTTCCTAAGGAGATTGGTATGCTTGGGCAGCTTGAAATTCTGTACCTTTATGATAATCAGTTATCTGGGGAGATACCTTGGGAGATTGGCAATTGTTCAAGCTTGCagatgattgatttttttggaaaCCATTTCAGTGGGGAAATTCCAATCACTATTGGAAGGCTAAAGCAGCTGAATTTTCTTCATATAAGGCAGAATGAACTTGTGGGTGAAATTCCCGCCACATTGGGCAACTGTCACCAACTAACTATTTTGGACTTGGCAGACAACAATCTCTCTGGTGTCATTCCTGTCACTTTCGGATTCTTGCAAGCTCTGGAGCAGCTCATGCTTTACAACAATTCTCTTGAAGGTAATCTTCCTGATACATTGATTCATGTAGCAAACCTGACCAGAATAAATCTGTCCAAAAACAGATTGAATGGTAGCATTGCAGCATTGTGTAGCTCgagttcttttctttcttttgatgtaACAAATAATTCATTTGACCATGAGATTCCTCCCCAGCTAGGGAATTCAGCTTTTCTTGAGAGGCTAAGATTAGGGAGCAACCAATTTACTGGGAAAATCCCTTGGACTTTGGGTAGAATCCATGAATTATCATTATTAGACCTTTCTGGCAATTCACTCACTGGAACAATGCCAGCTGAGCTTTCATTGTGTAAAAAATTGGCCCATATTGATCTGAACAATAACCTTCTTTCTGGACCAATACCTTCATGGCTTGGAAGTTTGCCACAGTTGGGAGAGCTTAAGCTTTATTCCAATTCATTTGGTGGGCCTCTTCCACCTGAACTATTCAATTGTTCCAAACTTCTAGTGCTTTCTCTGAATGACAATTTACTCAATGGAACTCTCCCTTCTGAAATTGGTAACTTGTCATCTCTTAATGTCCTCAACCTCAACAAAAACCAGTTTTCTGGTCCAATCCCTTCCACAATTGGTGAGCTAGGCAACCTGTATGAGCTTCGGCTCTCACAGAACAGCTTTGATGGTGAAATTCCTATTGAGCTTGCTCAGCTCCAAAATCTTCAAATCATTCTTGACCTCAGTTACAACAATCTCACTGGTGAAATCCCACCTTCAATTGCAACACTGACCAAACTCGAAGCACTTGATCTTTCTCACAATCAACTTGTTGGAGAAGTCCCTCCCAGAGTTGGGGAGATGATCAGCTTGGGAAAGCTCAATCTCTCTTATAACAATCTTCAAGGCAAATTGGACAAGCAATTCTCACACTGGCCAGCCGAGGTATTTGAAGGAAATCTACGTCTTTGTGGCAGCCCTCTTGGTCACTGCAATGCTCTATCCAACAAACACCAGACAGGCTTGAGTGAAGTAGCAGTGGTGCTCATTTCTGGAATATCTACTCTAATAGCAATTGGTTTACTGCTACTTGGGGTAAAACTCTTTTTGAAACACAGAAGAGAATTCAAAAAAGCCAGTGAGGTGAACTGTGCATACTCATCCAGCTCTTCCCAAGCACAGAGAAGACTTATCTTCCAAAATGGTGCTATAAAGAGAGATTTTAAATGGGAAGACATTATGGAAGCCACAAACCATCTCAGTGAAGAGTTCATGATTGGCTCAGGAGGTTCTGGAAAGATTTACAAAGCTGAATTTCCCTCAGGAGAAATAGTGGCAGTCAAGAAGATCTTGTGGAAAGATGATCTTCTACTAAATAAGAGCTTCACAAGAGAGGTTAAAACGCTTGGGAGGATAAGGCACAGGCATCTAGTGAAGTTGATGGGTTATTGTAGCAACAAAGGAGCAGGTTTGAATCTGTTGATATATGACTACATGGAAAATGGAAGTGTATGGGATTGGCTGCATGGACAACCTGTTAGtagcaagaagaaaaagagcCTTGATTGGGAGGCAAGATTAAGGATTGCAGTGGGATTAGCCCAAGGAGTGGAGTACCTCCACCATGACTGTGTACCGACAATTGTCCACAGGGACATTAAGTCGAGCAATCTGTTGCTAGATTCCAATATGGAAGCTCATTTGGGAGATTTTGGCCTAGCCAAAGCACTCGTCGAGGATTATGATTCCAACACAGAATCGAATACATGGTTTGCAGGGTCTTATGGTTACATAGCACCAG AGTATGCATATACATTGAAGGCAACAGAAAAGAGTGATGTATACAGCATGGGCATTGTGCTAATGGAGCTTGTTACTGGAAAAATGCCAACTGATGCGCCTTTTGGTGTGGATTTGGACATGGTGAGATGGGTTGAGACACACATTGAGATGCAAGATTCTGCCCGGGAGGAGTTGATTGACTCGGCATTGCAACCAATCTTACCAGGTGAAGAATGTGCAGCCTTCCAAGTGCTGGAAATAGCACTTCAGTGCACAAAAACCACCCCACAAGAAAGGCCATCTTCCCGGCAAGCATGCGATCAACTTATACATGTATTTAACAATAGGATGGTGGACTTTGGGAAGACGAATATAGATCCATATACATAA